The Capra hircus breed San Clemente chromosome 25, ASM170441v1, whole genome shotgun sequence genome has a window encoding:
- the CDIP1 gene encoding cell death-inducing p53-target protein 1: MSNDPPPPYPGGPTAPLLEEKSGAPPTPGRTSPAVMQPPPGMSLPPTDIGPPPYEPPGHPMPQPGFIPPHVNADGTYMPPGFYPPPGPHPPMGYYPPGPYPPGPYGGPGGHTATVLVPSGAATTVTVLQGEIFEGAPVQTVCPHCQQAITTKISYEIGLMNFVLGFFCCFMGCDLGCCLIPCLINDFKDVTHTCPSCKAYIYTYKRLC; encoded by the exons ATGTCGAATGATCCACCCCCTCCTTATCCTGGGGGTCCCACAGCCCCCCTTCTGGAGGAGAAAAGTGGCGCTCCACCCACTCCAG GCCGCACCTCCCCAGCTGTGATGCAGCCCCCACCGGGCATGTCGCTGCCCCCTACAGACATCGGCCCCCCACCCTATGAGCCGCCCGGTCACCCGATGCCCCAGCCCGGCTTCATCCCCCCACATGTGAACGCGGACGGCACCTACATGCCTCCAG GTTTCTACCCTCCTCCGGGTCCCCATCCACCCATGGGCTACTACCCACCGGGGCCCTACCCGCCAGGGCCCTACGGTGGCCCCGGGGGCCACACAGCCACGGTGCTGGTCCCCTCAGGGGCTGCTACCACCGTGACTGTGCTGCAGGGAGAGATCTTCGAGGGCGCGCCCGTGCAGACAGTGTGCCCCCACTGCCAGCAGGCCATCACCACCAAGATCTCCTATGAGATCGGCCTGATGAACTTCGTGCTGGGCTTCTTCTGCTGCTTCATGGG GTGTGACCTGGGCTGCTGCCTGATCCCCTGCCTCATCAACGACTTCAAGGATGTGACGCACACGTGCCCCAGCTGCAAGGCCTACATCTACACGTACAAGCGCCTGTGCTGA